CTACATCGAATGATATTATATGACAACGAACGTCCCCTCTTTTCAATGTTACACCCCTCCAATGTAGAGCACCGTTAATAAACGCTTTGGAAAACGAATTCACCAGAACAGTTCCAAGCACAAGCCTATTCTTTCTTCTCCAAGAATTAGTACTCAATGAGTACACATCAACTCCAGAATAAAATTGATTTTCCAACCTTTTAGAATAAGAAATTCTAACTAATTTGTAGTCATTACTTTCTGGTTCATAACCAAATCCAAGACCAATGAAGTCAGAAATTGTATCTTCTTTAAGTTCATGTATTGGATAATTGGGTTTTGGGAGCTCCTTGAATTCACTAGTGGCaggattaaataaaaaatttgtgtctcCAATTTCTGAAACATTTAGGCACAAAATGCCATTGCATGAACCTACAATTCTGAAAGGTGCCTTACCATATTCCTTAGATGGAATAGTTATCCTAATGACTTCACGAAAAGTTTCATAAGAGATCAAGGATATTGAACAATTACCACCAAAAGTACTGCCTTGGCGCGTGACAGCAAGATAGCCATTGTTGCTAAGAGCAGATTGGTTAACATGCTTGGTGATGAAGATGGGTTCTTTGATAAGATTACACCATGATTTGCAAACGCACTTGAATTGCAAGAGTGACTTGACAGGTAATCTGGCAAATATGTCCATTAATACATCTTCAGGAAGATTGTTCAACATTGAACTGGACATCTTTATTTGATTGCTTAGCTTTAAACTTTATAAGGAAAAGTGAATAAAGAGAATGCATGGCTTTATAGGCTTAGGTGTTGGGAGTATGTTAGTTTTTGTTGCATGGCTGTAGATTGTAGAAGTCTACAAACTATAAATTTGGATCCGGTTTAATTGGTCTTTTACGATATTGTATcaattttccttcaaaaattTCCATTAGTTCCGTCCACTCAATGGATTAGTTAGATGACTTGTTGTTATCATCAGGGTAgctaaaaaaaggaaaagtttgTTGATTTTCTATTCATAACTACGATGAGTTGATCTTCTATTCAAAGGGATACTACATTACTACATCATTACAAATTACACGTTCAATAAATTCCGGAATTTCCTCCAATCATGTGCAAGACCCTagtacatttatttttttaaatagttacaaacttacaataTGATGTTGATCTCACAACTTGaactttttttctcttaaatccCAAATACTTTGTGCATGAGAATGTACCAAAAGTTACAAGATTTCTTGGCTAGAAGCCGACAAGACCTTTGATTCTACTGCTgtctttgaaattttaaattttggatgcATGATTTCGTCCCAGATTGTGCTCCATCAGGACAAGGTTGCTGGTTTATTGCCTAATGAATTCCAAgattttgcccaaaaaaaaaaagaaaaaaaggaaaaagagcaCAGAAAAATTAACAAGGAAAATACTCTAAAGTTTGTATAGTGAATCAAGCAGTCCATGTCACATACTATATTGATCATTCTGCCTGCCCacgaaatgaaaaagaaaaatacaaatatagctaaaaattcattcttttaaaTGACAAAGCATTCGTGTAAATTCATATAATGTGAGAGTAAGAGAGGCAAGTACCAGCTTCTTTATTCACTTGTACTTCTTGATAACTCTATGACTTAGCAAAGATAACAAGAAGAAATAAATTTCTCCCCAAACCAAGAGTTTTTATGCTCTCTTTTGACACAGACTTTTGTTCCTTCGATTGTAACTAGGCTCTCAATGTGATTAACCGCCCCCCCCCCggtccctatttttttttttaatttattatatatatgtgtattaattttagcaattttgttctataaaattacattttatttccctttaacaatatcatttgtaggtactcaagaattttttgcctttggctttggcttttttggcttgattgccttgccttgcctttggcttgaattcttttgtcccacattggaaagatctctttcctctttctaccttataagggATGAACTAATGGAGTTAGAGTACCATTAGTTTGGAACTCTATAGGTTCATcccttataaggtagaaagaggaaagagatctttccaatgtgggacaaaagAATTCAAGCCAAAGGCAAGAAGGTaaggcaatcaagccaaaaaagccaaagccaaaggcaaaGAATTCTTGAGTACCTACAATAAAAGGGTCATTTTATTGTAGGTACTCGAAAAACCAAACTAATGTTACTCTTAACTCCATTGGTTCATcccttataaggtagaaagaggaaagagatctttccaatgtgggacaaaagAATTCAAGCCAAAGGTAAGgcaaggcaatcaagccaaaaaagccaaagccaaaagGCAAAGAATTCTTGAGTACCTacatcattgattcttttaagagtaatgttatattcacaaacttttttataactttttacaaacttttctggtagcaaatttttattggttcgcATATGGGCACACcattcacatcatttttttacttaccagtAACCACATATTACATaagtaatttattaaaaaaaattaaaaaaaaaaacttgcagctctagcattttcctcattttagtgaccataaaaaaatttatagatctaatatctaaaacaaaatatacaagcccaaaaaaaaagaaaaaagcacaacaataaaaattactagtaaaacttaaaacaaaattaagctcaattaactaattttatccaaaataaataaccctgccttttagaaaattctaaaaaaatataattttgttcttacttaCAAAAGTAGAAGAATCAAATGTTAAAATCACTACAGACAACCAACAATAAAACCGCTCCCCCTAACTCAAAGTTCTGGCTCCATTCCTGATGTACAAAATTATGACCAAAATCATCAGCCTTTGAAATATGATCACGAGGAGGTTTAACTCGTTGTAAATCATATAGGTACATTGATGAGTGGTATGAAAAGAGgagtttttcatttttgccaTATCTCACAAATCTATTGGCAAATCGACGTCCAACAGTTAATTTTTTGGTCCAATACTCCTTAACTCTATATTCATTCATCACCCATATATTAAATGTACTACCCATGCCCTGATAATTTCTTGAACTAACAAGAATAGCAAGTGATCCATTCCTAGCTATCAAAGGGACACCCTTCTTTTCTAGCCAAGTCAATCTCAGGTAACTTGATGTACCAACTCACCTCATTTCTTATACCTAATGATATGATAAGATAAAGAAGGACCTCTTCTTCATTGTTACACCCCTCCAACGTTGAGCACCGTTCGGAAAAGCCTTGGAAAAAGAATTAAGAGAAACAGTTCCAAGCACAAGCCTATCCTTTGTTCTACAAGAATTAGTGCTCAATGAGTACACATCAATACTagagtgttaggacatatgtggaacttgttagagacatatgttatataaattggctaatcctttgacaaaacgcactttacttgtaattggttAAATTtaagatgggtttagtacttcaagaaacaagagttcaagtttagtattgaagctatgaaaatctgtccaagaaacaagtgaagaagtgttgttcattaaaacttgacagataTCTCGACAAATcatatctatcaaggtttaatgCTGATGCTTGATAGCAACTCGACAGAAGTtatatctatcgagaattacgaaattcagatttccagatctgattttacGCATATTcatgtgtatttgtgtagggtttcttttctcacaaccctagacatatataaggattattttaagggtcgtcaaagggATGTAAGGTGATGAAGGTGATGCAATTTGATGAAAAGTCATtgtgcatgcaaattgtgaccaaagacagaatttgctctagttcatcatattctctttagaagctactgcgttttTGTGCCaagagttttgtgaccaaggagcttcctgatcttcattgttagatgaactaaagaactttgcagccaacatcttcctcaatttggtgtgttagtcacatactgggattcgtgcattgaaaagaGAAATTTCTGCTACAtcataagtccaattgggtattggggtaagagttcaactataggttggtattaggtacaaggattccttttacttgtaaccgcttgttttttataatagtggattctcgggaatggtgaccttaaattcacccgatgAAGTTTTGCCTcagtggttttccccattcgtaaacaaatcacctgtgccaaatttattttccgctacatttaacttagttggtgatttgtttgtgctaccacgcttattgcatgtaattaaatctaattaatttcacttagctaattaatttgattaagttaccaaatgggtcaatacattcttggcctatcaaatggtatcagagcaggtacactctgattagttttaatctttgttgtatgatccattgacccctgtttgtcatggatagaggacagtcagttattatacctcctttatttggtTGCATTAACTATGCATACAGGAAAATACGCATGAAAGCTTTCTTGCAATGTTTAGATGAGAatgtgtggcaagctgtggagattggCTGGACTAAGTCAAATGAAGAGCCggctgattgggatgatgccaagatcaaagcGGCAAACTTaaacagcagagcattgaatgctctattcaATGCGTTCactaatgaggagttcaagaagatattcCCTACtaaaactgctaaggaagcaaGGACTATCTTCCAGACAACTTATAAAGaaactaaggctgtcaaggattcaaaactcCAAAGGCTCATTACTAGCTTTGAGGAGATAaaaatggaggaggatgagtcgtttgatgagttctatgccaagctgaAGAACATAGTCAACttagcctttaatcttggggaaaccattcccaAACCCAAGGTTGTAAGAAAGGTGCTAAGGTCTCTGcttgagagatttcatgccaagatcactgtcATTGAAGAATCAAAAGATATTGACTCTATTCCTTTGACGGAGCTGGTTGGCAACTTAcaaacctatgaattgggtttgactagAATCGGGAAAGgaagcaagagcatggcattgaaggccaaaagCAATGAGACCAATGAGTCTTCTGAtcatgaagattccaagatgaaatCCTACGTCACTAAGTAGTTTAAGaaattcatgaagaatgccaatgggaaaTAATTTAATAAGGATCGTAAGCAATCcagttcaagagccaagacaaaggaaaaaaggaTGCTAAAGATAGCGGTCAGTATACTATTCCCTCAAGACCAAAGTGCTTCAgatgtcaaggttttggacacatgaaacaagaatgtccaaTATATCTCAAGTCAGTTGAGAAAAGTAAGGCTCTtgttgctaccttgagtgacactAAGCCTGAGATTGAGTCAAATGATAGTGATGACGAGGGAAttttaaatgccttcactgctaCAATCGATCCTATTGAAGGGGTTATAAAAatagaagatgaagaagagggCTTGGTGGtatctaagtttgagaaaatggatgaacaagatgacattcATACAGCCTATGCAAAATTGTACAAGGTCTCTAggaagcatgagaaactgtataggctggccaccaagaagctaagTGATGTAGAGCTAAACCGAGAGGAGCTCTCTACCAAggttgatgaagcaaatcaaaccattggagcaCTGTGGTTTGAAAACAACTTCCTTGCTGAAAGGacaaagaagcttgaagcagaaTAGTTCCAAGTTAGaactcaattggagaggacttctaGTGCAAAGCTCAATGAGATGCTAAGCCTTCAGAAAGTTGCTTCTGATAAAActggtttagggtatgatttcttttCTCCTAGTATTGCCTCTTCTAGTGCTACTATGTTTGTCTCACTTGCTAATGATATTAATTCTGAATGTAAAACTGATATAGCTAGTAAGAACGTAGACAAGGGCAAATCTattttaggagcaccccctaagtttgaaaagaaagagactagaaACCTTAGGACTAAGGAGGTTAATAACAAAAAGTCTCAACCGAAGAAGCcgcatctctgtcatcactaTGGAGTTTCAGGGCATACTtatccaaattgctacaagtggttagccactcaacaaagcaatagtATGATCTCATCTGGAAACTAGAATTAGTTTCCatcctttttttctcctcttggagatcttcttaaagctctcatgttcctttcgaacttgaatggtttcaattcttccccctcaccaccGGATCAAAGGTTCGCttaaaggaaaggttcttccaaggtgtggaaggaaaaaggctcaaagtgatttagtctttttttttcactctctctcccCTTATGGTTATGCATTacttgtatgtttttcttttttgttcttgagtcagtctagttttatgttttgctttatttaacatgtttttgtatgcttgttttcagttttactttattttttttaataaaaaaaattgaaaaattagaaaaatacaaaaacaatgtgtatttgtgtacattggtacttatgtaccttggatggccattgaaacgaaattttctaaactttatatcttttgtaacttagataagcatttaatgcaaaactaagtaagtgagctttgtggctcgtgttagtgatgagtacgattaagtgatctcttatacttaacactcatatcactctttttgacgggaaggactaaaaaatcttaagagaaaggcataaataatcatctcaccactaaaacccACCAATCATGTATAACATCTGTGTGTTTTGACATAGCAAAATTGATGTTTAAGCTTACATAattaggtatttcttttctctctctctctctctctcttatatacccatgcataatatgctcaaaaagaaaaatatgcaaataaaaacaaaagtaaaaataattaaaatacttttaaatatggttgcaagcgtgtttctaggaaatgtgggagttataggatgtacctcaaaggtgatagtccctatcaagcagttatgattgtgtgtgagtgtatttgattttctcatatctcaaattgtcataatatgagacacttatgtaatcttgctatgttttcacacataacacgcaaattctttgctacttttcatacatgtgcaagtacaatatgatttggccatcacaaggaatatatgtgttaatgtatactcGCTAAACtgttttaacttgtttttgaaatataaaattagttagacttgtttagtgtgtgtgtgtgagtattgGATCTTTGAATTCTTtgcattttcttgttgagagatgtttttgagagcttaacatgttgattggatctATGGTTGAGTAGTTTGCTTGTTGCATTCATCTCTATGTGTTTTTCCTCTGTTTGaaaaaagttctttttcttcaagCTCGACAATttctcgacagatcctcgacaGATTCTTATCTACAGAGCCCCTTGGACTACTTTTCTCGACAGAAATTAGCGCaatctcgatccatcgagctttcTAGAATttgtctcgatagcttctcgacagcttctcaatCCATCTAGAAACTTTCTGTTTGGCCGATAGATTCTCGATAGaatctcgatccatcgaggtaCTTTTGCCGTCGACAGATTCTCGATAACACCTCGACAGATTCATATCTGTTGAGATTTAGTGCTCGACAGAtctcgatagctcctcgatcCATTAAGCTGcgtttttctatatatttgaGGTGCGATTCGGTTTTCAttttctcacttctctcttgACAGAAaatctttttctctccctccaaacaCTCTCTTCTCGCTTAAATCTCTTCACCCACTGCATTTTTGGCCTAGATCAAGTCCTAATCCTCTGGTAAGTGTTCTTAAACCCTTATTTTCAGGCattcatacatttttttaccTAGGTTTTTGGGggggttttgaaatttttggggtttttgtgaaatttttgggttgggtgttGTTTTATTGATGctatatgatcatgcattgcataCCATTAGCATTttcacaatgtttcatgcatttagatgtgtacTTGATTGTTGAAAATTGTGTTttggtaggtttggattaggTTTCAACCCATGATGCAATTATTTTTAGCACGTCACGTGCTCATGCatatttcatgcatacgtaccctttcttttctttctttatactcTATTGTGActgtgttctctctctctctctctctctctctctctctctctctctctctctctctctctcgcggATAGACTGCGCATGGCACCCAAGCACAAATCTAATCCAACTCAGAACCTTTTTCGTTCCGAGTCTTCATCATCTTCTGATCTTCCCGTTCCCCCTCTTCACATTTGATTCCGGGATGAGAAGGCCCATCAGGATTTCTCTGAGAACTTTTCTAAACATGGCGTTCATTCGGAGTGCCATGTGATTCTGTCAGACTTTTCTGCCACTCCTCTACCCAATGTCATTCACACTCGGGGATGAGAATCTCTTTGTGAGATACCTTTGAGGTGTCCCATCGTGTTCATATAGGAGTTTTAGTCCAATATGCACAGTATCGATACCTTTGTACCTCAGTTTACTACGGAACTCCGAGGTACACGTATCATAGTCACTCCGGATCTTGTATCTGAGATACTACACATCCCGCgggtagcgcatcctgactaccctacTTGTTAgcatctgaggactgtgtccaaagacgagctTCTGTCTCACTTCTGTGAGacatacatcatatatatatatgatgtatgtcttcttcacttatctttacatgtgttgtgAAAGTCTATCATGCCGTGAACACTTTTCTTCCATAGAGAAGAAATAACACTTGTAAAGATAGGTGAAGAAGacatacatcatatatatatctcaaagataagcacaatgtatgtaaaaatagTCAAAAGACCAGTGTATAAGAAGCTAAAAGAAGCTCCTAAAACAGCAAGAAggtaaacactccccctaataAGATGAAACACAACTCCCCTTTACAAAGGCATGTATTTCTCCCGCTAAcaatcttaaaaagaaaccacatttcTCCCCCCCTTTTGgcatgattgacaaagggtacaagaagTTATAAAGTTTCACCTaagaaacataaagatgatctAAGATCATTAAGGGGGCACAAGGAATCCATATAAAtacatgaatgtaatgaaacaagataCTATGGATaacaagataaaagaaagatgcaaaacaaagaaaaatgaaatgcatGCAAGGCtatctcgatcgatcgaggaggtgtcgagaatTTATCGAGAAGAAGCCAACCTTGATGGATTGAGAATCTGTTGAGGATGTGTCAAGCAAACAAAGAGCACAAGATTTTGGCTCGATGGATTGACCTATTTGTTGAGAAGTTGTTGAGGTCAAACCCAGAAATCTCGATAGAAGAGGTATCTGTCGAGACTTTGTCAAAAAGCTATTGAGGATGCagaaaagaggtttttcaagGGAGGAAAAACATACAAGATGAAAGCAACAAGATAGCTACTCAAACAAGCATCTAAGTAACATGTTAAGCACTCAAACCACACCTCAACTCTAGATGCAAAGTATTCCTAGATCCACaaacacactaaacaagtctaaccaattttatatttcaaaaacaagttaagacagatGTATTAACACATGTTTCCCTTGTAATGGCCAAaacacattgtacctgcacatgtatcaaaagtagcaaagagtaTGCgttttgtgtgtgaaaacataacAAGTGTGCACAAGTTTCTCATATTCTAaagatttgagatatgagaacaTTTaataactcacacacaatcataactgttttaTGGGGATattcacctttgaggt
The sequence above is drawn from the Quercus lobata isolate SW786 chromosome 12, ValleyOak3.0 Primary Assembly, whole genome shotgun sequence genome and encodes:
- the LOC115970390 gene encoding F-box/kelch-repeat protein At3g23880-like, producing MSSSMLNNLPEDVLMDIFARLPVKSLLQFKCVCKSWCNLIKEPIFITKHVNQSALSNNGYLAVTRQGSTFGGNCSISLISYETFREVIRITIPSKEYGKAPFRIVGSCNGILCLNVSEIGDTNFLFNPATSEFKELPKPNYPIHELKEDTISDFIGLGFGYEPESNDYKLVRISYSKRLENQFYSGVDVYSLSTNSWRRKNRLVLGTVLVNSFSKAFINGALHWRGVTLKRGDVRCHIISFDVGSEVTRYIKLPYKIDLAIEEWWPFVRNGSLAMVIRSKTHEEHHYIFNIWVMNEYGVKKSWTKQLTVGPLFVLKLVECGMNEELLFATHSTMYLYDLQRIKPPHDDILEADIIGNNFVPWVEVVNHIESLVTIEGTKVYAKRVRKYSWFGKYFIFFQLLFGLVVMVAYVVILPKLIHFFYPTNVSE